Proteins from a genomic interval of Verrucomicrobium sp.:
- the cysC gene encoding adenylyl-sulfate kinase, whose amino-acid sequence MSGANGNGASGLLADVDAQRLKIVIVGHVDHGKSTLIGRLFFDTHSLPDGKVEAIRKACEAEGMDFEYAFLLDALLEEQEQNITIDTTQIQFRTQRRPYVIIDAPGHKEFLKNMITGAASADAAILLIDAKEGVQEQSRRHGFLLSLLGVRQVIVAVNKMDLVGFSQERFEALEREYREFLGKLDVVPAHFIPVSAKHGHHITGPSAEMPWYRGPAVLQALDAFALPASRADQPLRVTVQDVYRFDARRIIAGRVESGSLSVGDEVVFWPDRKRSRVKSLELWGSPGAERSVAGQSTAFTLEEQIFVERGQIASHPQEGPIEGQTFSARLFWLHEAPLRAGASYPLRLGTQEAEARIVRIERVVDSGTLEVSPGEAAQVRKNEVAEVTFRTRRPIAFDNVDRITETGRFVLLQGDRIGGGGIIHGGEYAALDRDGVRADNLGWTEGEVTPEARRLHFGHRGAVLWLTGLSGSGKSTLASRLERALFREGIGAFVLDGDNLRHGLASDLGFSEEDRAENIRRAGEVAKLMAEAGLVVVVSLISPFRTERQKVRHLCHEAGIPFAEVYVNAPLEACEARDPKGLYKKARAGQIPNFTGIDSPYEPPAEPELELKTAELSPEDALRALLDKARALTRAEGGLVLPGGGI is encoded by the coding sequence GTGAGCGGCGCGAACGGAAACGGCGCAAGCGGCCTTTTGGCCGACGTCGACGCGCAGCGGCTGAAGATCGTCATCGTCGGCCACGTCGACCACGGCAAGTCGACCCTCATCGGGCGGCTCTTCTTCGACACCCATTCCCTGCCGGACGGGAAGGTGGAGGCGATCCGCAAGGCCTGCGAGGCGGAGGGGATGGACTTCGAATACGCCTTCCTCCTGGACGCCCTCCTGGAAGAGCAGGAGCAGAACATCACCATCGACACGACGCAGATCCAGTTCCGCACCCAGCGGCGGCCCTACGTCATCATCGACGCGCCCGGGCACAAGGAGTTCCTGAAGAACATGATCACCGGCGCGGCCAGCGCCGACGCGGCGATCCTCCTCATCGACGCGAAGGAAGGCGTGCAGGAGCAGTCCCGCCGCCACGGCTTCCTCCTTTCCCTCCTGGGCGTGCGGCAGGTCATCGTGGCCGTGAACAAGATGGACTTGGTCGGCTTCAGCCAGGAACGCTTCGAGGCGCTGGAACGGGAATACCGGGAATTCCTGGGGAAGCTGGACGTCGTTCCCGCCCATTTCATTCCCGTCTCCGCCAAGCACGGCCACCACATCACCGGCCCCAGCGCCGAGATGCCGTGGTACCGGGGCCCCGCCGTCCTCCAGGCCCTCGACGCCTTCGCCCTGCCCGCCTCCCGCGCCGACCAGCCGCTGCGCGTCACCGTGCAGGACGTCTACCGCTTCGACGCGCGGCGGATCATCGCGGGCCGCGTCGAGTCCGGCTCCCTCTCCGTGGGGGACGAGGTCGTCTTCTGGCCGGACCGGAAGCGGAGCCGCGTCAAGTCCCTGGAACTGTGGGGCAGCCCCGGCGCGGAGCGCTCCGTCGCGGGGCAGTCGACCGCCTTCACCTTGGAAGAGCAGATTTTCGTGGAGCGGGGGCAGATCGCCAGCCATCCGCAGGAAGGCCCCATCGAGGGGCAGACCTTCTCCGCCCGCCTTTTCTGGCTGCATGAGGCGCCGCTTCGCGCGGGCGCCTCCTACCCGCTGCGCCTCGGCACGCAGGAGGCGGAGGCCCGCATTGTGCGGATCGAGCGGGTCGTCGACTCCGGCACGCTGGAAGTCTCCCCGGGCGAGGCCGCCCAGGTGCGGAAGAACGAGGTGGCGGAGGTCACCTTCCGCACCCGCCGCCCCATCGCCTTCGACAACGTCGACCGGATCACGGAAACCGGCCGCTTCGTCCTCCTGCAGGGGGACCGGATCGGCGGCGGCGGGATCATCCACGGGGGCGAATACGCCGCCCTGGACCGGGACGGCGTCCGCGCCGACAACCTGGGCTGGACGGAAGGGGAGGTGACGCCGGAGGCGCGCCGCCTCCACTTCGGCCATCGGGGCGCGGTCCTGTGGCTGACCGGCCTTTCCGGCTCGGGCAAGTCGACCCTGGCCTCCCGGCTGGAGCGGGCCCTTTTCCGGGAAGGGATCGGCGCCTTCGTCCTGGACGGGGACAACCTGCGGCACGGCCTGGCCTCCGACCTTGGCTTTTCGGAGGAGGACCGCGCGGAGAACATCCGCCGCGCCGGGGAGGTGGCCAAGCTGATGGCGGAGGCGGGCCTCGTCGTCGTTGTCTCCCTCATCTCCCCTTTCCGCACGGAGCGGCAGAAAGTCCGCCACCTCTGCCACGAGGCGGGCATCCCCTTCGCGGAGGTCTACGTGAACGCCCCGCTGGAAGCCTGCGAGGCCCGCGACCCGAAGGGGCTCTACAAGAAGGCCCGCGCCGGCCAGATCCCGAATTTCACCGGCATCGACTCCCCCTACGAGCCGCCCGCCGAGCCGGAGCTGGAATTGAAGACGGCGGAGCTTTCGCCGGAGGACGCCCTCCGCGCGCTCCTGGACAAGGCGCGCGCCCTGACCCGCGCCGAGGGGGGGCTGGTCCTCCCGGGCGGCGGGATTTAG
- a CDS encoding NIL domain-containing protein, whose product MAQEKQRFWLTFTGVLVEKPLICLMGRKFDVIFSIRNSSVTKDVGIIALEIEGERPVIQAAVKWLESEGVQVEPVEINTIEG is encoded by the coding sequence ATGGCCCAGGAAAAACAGCGTTTTTGGCTCACCTTCACCGGCGTCCTCGTGGAGAAGCCGCTCATCTGCCTGATGGGCCGGAAATTCGACGTCATCTTCAGCATCCGCAATTCCAGCGTCACGAAGGACGTCGGGATCATCGCCCTGGAGATCGAGGGGGAGCGCCCCGTCATTCAGGCCGCCGTGAAGTGGCTGGAGAGCGAGGGCGTCCAGGTGGAGCCCGTCGAGATCAACACGATCGAGGGTTAA
- a CDS encoding MoaD/ThiS family protein — MSIPVTIPTPLRNLTQNRETVDAEGDTIGDLLSSLESQFPGIGERLLDAEGNVRRFVNIYVNGEDIRFLQEKATAVKPGDEISIVPAIAGG, encoded by the coding sequence ATGTCCATACCCGTCACCATCCCGACCCCGCTCCGCAACCTCACCCAGAACCGCGAGACCGTCGACGCCGAAGGCGACACGATCGGCGACCTCCTCTCCAGCCTGGAGAGCCAGTTCCCCGGCATCGGCGAGCGCCTGCTCGACGCGGAGGGGAACGTCCGCCGCTTCGTGAACATCTACGTCAACGGGGAGGACATCCGCTTCCTCCAGGAAAAGGCGACGGCCGTGAAACCCGGCGACGAGATCAGCATCGTCCCCGCCATCGCCGGAGGTTGA
- the thrC gene encoding threonine synthase, with product MEFFSNLKCRECGRLYPKKAIHVCEFDFGPLEADYDYDAIKQHISRKAVASRPAGMWRYRELLPIDGDPTVGLQVGFTPLVKADRLAKALGIRELYIKNDSVNYPTLSFKDRVVAVALSRARELGFEVVACASTGNLANSVAANAASAGLKSYVLIPADLEQSKVLNSLVYGTEVIGIRGPYDQVNRLCSEIAGKYGWGFVNVNLRPYYAEGSKTMGFEILEQLGWKIPRHTVAPMASGSLLTKITKAYQEAVKVGLVDEAPFSVYGAQATGCSPIAAAFKGGTDLIKPVPKPDTIAKSLAIGTPADGYYAVHAMRQTGGAAEDASDPEIIDAIKLLAETEGIFAETAGGVTVACAKKLIATGKIPRDEAAVLCITGHGLKTAEAVAQHIGAPRVIQPSLREFDALLTGEAVPAAA from the coding sequence ATGGAATTCTTCAGCAACTTGAAATGCCGCGAGTGCGGCCGCCTCTATCCGAAGAAGGCGATCCACGTGTGCGAGTTCGACTTCGGCCCCCTGGAGGCCGATTACGACTACGACGCCATCAAGCAGCATATCAGCCGCAAGGCCGTGGCCTCCCGCCCGGCGGGCATGTGGCGGTATCGGGAGCTTTTGCCCATCGACGGCGACCCGACGGTGGGCCTCCAGGTCGGCTTCACCCCCCTGGTGAAGGCCGACCGCCTGGCCAAGGCCCTGGGCATCCGCGAGCTCTACATCAAGAACGACAGCGTCAACTACCCCACCCTTTCCTTCAAGGACCGCGTCGTCGCCGTGGCCCTTTCCCGCGCGCGGGAACTCGGCTTCGAGGTCGTCGCCTGCGCCTCCACCGGGAACCTGGCCAACAGCGTGGCCGCCAACGCGGCCAGCGCGGGGCTGAAGAGCTACGTCCTGATCCCCGCCGACCTGGAGCAGAGCAAGGTCCTCAACAGCCTCGTCTACGGCACGGAGGTCATCGGCATCCGCGGCCCTTACGACCAGGTGAACCGCCTTTGCTCCGAGATCGCGGGCAAGTACGGCTGGGGCTTCGTCAACGTGAACCTGCGCCCCTACTACGCGGAGGGGTCTAAGACCATGGGCTTCGAGATCCTCGAGCAGCTCGGCTGGAAGATCCCGCGCCACACCGTGGCCCCCATGGCCTCCGGCTCCCTGTTGACCAAGATCACCAAGGCCTACCAGGAAGCCGTGAAAGTCGGCCTGGTGGACGAGGCGCCCTTCTCCGTTTACGGCGCGCAGGCCACCGGGTGCAGCCCCATCGCCGCCGCCTTCAAGGGCGGGACCGACCTCATCAAGCCCGTGCCGAAACCGGACACCATCGCCAAGTCCCTGGCCATCGGCACCCCGGCCGACGGCTACTACGCCGTCCACGCCATGCGGCAGACCGGCGGCGCGGCGGAAGACGCCAGCGACCCGGAAATCATCGACGCCATCAAGCTGCTGGCGGAGACGGAGGGCATCTTCGCCGAGACGGCGGGCGGCGTCACCGTCGCCTGCGCAAAGAAACTCATCGCCACGGGCAAGATCCCCCGGGACGAGGCCGCCGTGCTCTGTATCACGGGCCATGGCCTCAAGACCGCCGAGGCCGTGGCCCAGCACATCGGCGCCCCCCGCGTCATCCAGCCCTCCCTGCGGGAGTTCGACGCCCTCCTCACCGGCGAGGCCGTTCCCGCCGCCGCTTAA